In the genome of Croceimicrobium hydrocarbonivorans, one region contains:
- a CDS encoding DUF4252 domain-containing protein, translated as MKKRLTLAILSLCYFGGFAQNTDPVDAIYERYSGDKFSIAVNLDAGIFQDFDIDIDTDDLEQRISGTIRRLRFIGFDEYRPGLRSEKEIVEELLQIGYELAIVPSEYEDENSQMLIFKKKGQRLSPHLIIIINDREERKANIILLSGSIEFKSTAS; from the coding sequence ATGAAAAAACGTCTCACCCTGGCAATACTTAGCCTCTGTTATTTTGGAGGATTTGCCCAAAACACCGATCCGGTGGATGCGATCTACGAGCGCTACTCTGGAGATAAGTTTAGCATCGCCGTTAATTTGGATGCTGGCATTTTCCAGGATTTTGATATTGATATCGACACCGATGACCTGGAGCAGCGCATTAGTGGCACCATCCGTCGTTTGCGTTTCATCGGATTTGATGAATACCGACCCGGTTTACGCTCGGAAAAGGAAATCGTGGAGGAGCTCTTACAAATTGGCTATGAACTAGCCATCGTACCCAGCGAATATGAAGATGAAAACAGTCAAATGCTGATCTTCAAAAAGAAGGGGCAAAGGCTTAGTCCGCATTTGATCATCATCATTAATGATCGCGAAGAGCGCAAAGCGAATATCATTCTGCTCTCCGGCTCCATCGAATTTAAAAGCACTGCATCATGA
- a CDS encoding PadR family transcriptional regulator has translation MNLENTKAQMRKGVLELCILNMLQERDAYANEIIEELKKAELIVVEGTLYPLLTRLKNGGLLAYRWEESTSGPPRKYYSLTELGKSALKELRLTWERLQEAVNHSMNETNENKTS, from the coding sequence ATGAATCTGGAAAACACCAAAGCCCAAATGCGCAAAGGCGTTTTGGAGCTCTGCATCCTAAACATGTTGCAAGAGCGTGATGCCTATGCCAACGAGATTATCGAAGAACTAAAAAAGGCCGAACTAATAGTGGTAGAAGGAACCTTGTACCCCTTACTAACTCGCCTTAAAAACGGGGGTCTTCTCGCTTATCGCTGGGAAGAATCGACCAGCGGTCCGCCTCGGAAGTATTATAGCCTGACTGAATTGGGAAAATCTGCCCTCAAAGAATTACGCCTAACCTGGGAACGATTACAGGAGGCTGTCAATCACAGTATGAACGAAACCAACGAAAATAAAACATCATGA
- a CDS encoding PspC domain-containing protein produces the protein MKKTLNINLGGMIFHIDEDAFNKLEAYLGALRQQFIQTNGGSEILNDVETRMAELFRERTSESKQVINIQDVDEVIAIMGRPEDYLDEEMASSTKYTYEESYSSNGKKIHRDVDNRIVGGVASGLAAYFNMDALWIRILFLASFFAGFGFLLYLILWAIIPAARTTTEKLQMRGKPVTLSNIENFVKEEGAAVGARMSELGGKARNVGRSGQSLFAQLFSGIFELIRLILKFIFKAIGFVFLGIGIVILATLAITLFIGIEINDYHYNISELSNIFQLLAIDSSSYNSMMIGATLLLLGPLLLLVYYGLRIVFGIEPLNSGVRRGLALTSLAGVILLAISGVKVAHEFEDHATQSQEYNLVTNNGMIYMEVNKDSLYEQMSGYRNGDQWYIYNGKSYFSDIEFDIKRSNSAHSYLLKKVDGRGSSRDEARLNARSPEHFLKVDSGLVVSGIYYTIPEGKLYRAQKIRLVLYLAEGDTVFLGPGTESIIDDIANVQNYWDPDMVGHYWTMTDHGLLCTDCPETERIEERWKNSDEEDVFKDYDSNSKVRIEDDLIRIEEVEVWYEEVKPIRVGLLKEPLFMEQYI, from the coding sequence ATGAAAAAGACACTAAATATCAATTTAGGAGGCATGATCTTTCATATTGATGAAGATGCCTTCAATAAGCTGGAAGCCTACTTAGGTGCTCTGCGCCAGCAATTTATCCAAACCAATGGCGGTTCTGAAATCCTTAACGACGTTGAAACCCGCATGGCTGAGCTCTTCCGTGAAAGAACCAGTGAAAGTAAGCAGGTAATTAATATTCAGGATGTAGATGAAGTAATTGCTATTATGGGTCGCCCTGAGGATTATTTGGATGAAGAAATGGCCTCTAGTACTAAGTACACTTATGAAGAGAGCTATAGTAGTAATGGCAAGAAAATACACCGTGATGTAGATAATCGCATTGTTGGTGGTGTTGCCTCGGGTTTGGCAGCCTATTTCAATATGGATGCCCTTTGGATTCGAATTCTATTTCTGGCTTCTTTCTTTGCTGGATTTGGATTTTTACTCTACCTGATTTTATGGGCCATTATTCCTGCCGCTCGCACCACCACCGAGAAATTGCAAATGCGGGGAAAGCCAGTTACCCTCAGCAATATTGAGAACTTCGTAAAAGAAGAAGGTGCCGCCGTTGGTGCAAGAATGTCTGAGCTGGGGGGAAAAGCACGTAATGTAGGTCGCAGTGGTCAGAGTCTATTTGCTCAACTCTTTAGTGGGATTTTTGAATTAATCCGACTAATCCTAAAGTTCATCTTTAAAGCCATTGGCTTTGTCTTTTTAGGCATAGGAATCGTAATTCTCGCCACCCTGGCCATTACACTTTTCATTGGGATTGAAATCAACGATTACCACTACAATATCAGTGAACTCAGTAATATTTTTCAACTCTTAGCCATAGACAGCAGCTCCTACAACAGCATGATGATTGGTGCTACCCTCTTGCTCTTAGGGCCCTTGTTATTGCTGGTTTATTACGGCTTGCGTATCGTATTCGGTATTGAACCTTTAAACTCCGGTGTTCGTCGTGGCTTAGCTTTAACCTCTCTGGCTGGAGTTATCCTATTAGCCATTAGTGGCGTAAAAGTGGCCCATGAATTCGAGGATCATGCAACTCAAAGTCAGGAATACAATTTGGTGACCAATAATGGTATGATCTATATGGAGGTGAACAAAGACAGCCTCTACGAACAGATGAGTGGTTATCGCAATGGAGATCAGTGGTATATCTACAATGGTAAAAGCTATTTCTCAGATATTGAATTTGATATCAAGCGATCTAATTCGGCCCATAGCTATTTGCTGAAAAAGGTAGATGGTCGCGGTTCCAGCCGAGATGAAGCTAGACTCAATGCCCGCAGTCCCGAGCACTTTTTGAAAGTAGATAGTGGCTTAGTGGTATCAGGCATCTATTACACCATCCCGGAAGGGAAATTATACCGTGCTCAAAAAATCCGCTTGGTACTTTATCTCGCTGAAGGGGATACCGTATTCCTGGGGCCTGGCACGGAGAGTATTATTGATGATATCGCCAATGTCCAAAACTATTGGGACCCTGATATGGTTGGACATTATTGGACCATGACAGATCATGGTTTGCTCTGCACCGATTGTCCGGAGACGGAACGCATTGAGGAGCGCTGGAAAAATTCAGATGAAGAAGACGTTTTTAAGGACTATGACAGTAATTCTAAAGTGCGTATTGAAGATGATCTGATCCGTATCGAAGAAGTAGAAGTTTGGTATGAAGAAGTGAAACCTATCCGAGTGGGTTTATTGAAAGAACCACTCTTTATGGAACAATATATCTAA
- a CDS encoding high-potential iron-sulfur protein, translating to MSKTDRRTFLAKAGLLSLTAFSGAALLQACGGGASENSDSGNSSPSASSNTSAKPSTDAGACASQNANLSDSDLEVRESVAYVSKSTEADKICKNCRFFQPDKFEGSCAGCMLFVNGGVEPGGYCKSWAAQEA from the coding sequence ATGAGCAAGACAGATCGCAGAACATTTTTAGCCAAAGCCGGATTACTTTCCCTCACCGCATTTTCCGGCGCAGCTCTATTACAAGCCTGTGGTGGCGGTGCCAGTGAGAATTCCGATAGTGGGAACAGCTCTCCTTCCGCATCATCCAATACCAGCGCTAAGCCATCCACTGATGCCGGTGCTTGCGCTAGCCAAAATGCCAATTTGAGTGATTCCGATTTAGAAGTACGCGAAAGCGTTGCCTATGTATCTAAAAGCACCGAAGCCGATAAGATTTGTAAAAACTGTCGCTTCTTCCAACCTGATAAATTTGAAGGCAGTTGTGCCGGATGCATGCTATTTGTAAACGGAGGTGTAGAACCCGGAGGCTATTGCAAATCTTGGGCAGCCCAAGAAGCTTAG
- a CDS encoding serine hydrolase domain-containing protein encodes MSFQKILLLITGIGLALCPTIPDEEPYFSGQIFLKSQLLEQPIYLAQGIANRDHSVSVDSNTVFDIASVNKSFIANLVLQAVAEGRWDLNTELNSLLALYGFDARFKPGITLHLMLCHRSGLGDYDDLPEDYHQDEFRPFKRLHFNNDEYLSFLAQVKQAEAGQDFHYSNFAYHILPILLEAEYGLSFQEILHQKIAKPLGMKVAYAPSSHREIIPHLAVGYRMENGQFRANDYIDLSLGRRIFCRAQELMLWLESGGGRSLLPDSLAALVMQNHLQDITSDKSYGYGWVYYPKGAHYEMGDLDLDPSYFIHGGSTEGFQSLAISVNDGESNLVLLANNGDGKALFERAKSILKNLYEKD; translated from the coding sequence ATGTCATTTCAGAAAATACTGCTCCTAATTACGGGCATTGGCCTGGCCTTATGTCCTACTATCCCGGATGAGGAACCTTATTTTTCCGGTCAAATATTCCTGAAATCCCAATTGCTGGAACAGCCGATTTATTTGGCTCAGGGAATAGCTAATCGAGATCATTCTGTTTCGGTAGATAGCAATACCGTTTTTGATATTGCTTCCGTAAACAAGTCTTTTATCGCCAATTTGGTATTGCAGGCTGTGGCTGAGGGCCGATGGGATTTGAATACGGAATTGAATAGTTTATTAGCACTTTATGGTTTTGATGCCCGCTTTAAACCAGGTATTACATTGCATTTAATGCTTTGCCATCGCTCTGGTTTAGGGGATTATGATGATTTGCCAGAAGATTATCATCAAGATGAATTTCGACCTTTTAAGCGACTCCATTTTAATAATGATGAATACCTCAGCTTTCTGGCTCAAGTGAAACAGGCAGAAGCCGGTCAGGATTTCCATTATTCCAATTTTGCTTATCATATCCTTCCCATTTTATTGGAGGCCGAGTATGGTTTGTCCTTTCAGGAAATCTTGCATCAAAAGATTGCTAAACCGCTAGGAATGAAGGTTGCTTACGCGCCTTCCAGTCATCGGGAAATCATTCCTCATTTAGCTGTAGGCTATCGCATGGAGAATGGACAGTTCAGGGCTAATGATTATATCGATTTAAGTTTAGGGCGCCGGATTTTCTGCCGTGCTCAAGAGCTGATGCTTTGGCTGGAATCGGGTGGAGGTCGGTCCTTACTACCGGATAGTTTAGCAGCCTTAGTGATGCAAAATCACCTCCAGGATATTACTTCGGATAAGTCTTATGGTTATGGCTGGGTGTATTATCCTAAAGGGGCTCATTATGAGATGGGGGACCTCGATCTGGATCCATCCTATTTTATCCACGGCGGCAGTACCGAAGGCTTTCAATCCCTAGCCATTTCTGTTAATGATGGCGAAAGTAATTTAGTGCTTTTGGCCAATAATGGAGATGGCAAAGCGCTCTTTGAAAGGGCTAAATCAATACTTAAAAATTTATATGAAAAGGACTAA
- a CDS encoding LytTR family DNA-binding domain-containing protein, with translation MNNDRWVRILVSDRFFGISASLFLALFLGLYRSFGIWQEYSASGHSLSFRVISFSLVLWGSTAIWEQLLKAKARWFRRFIQFLSGNLFLFLLLNIFWLGQDWQWNSFFSLSSDFALTWIWPILVQEMALAFRQSPAREEPELNIQDEGGRLELSLPLSQFRYAASEGNYIEVYCDRGEGLESILIRQTLKKLLEQYPEHLIRVHRKYVVNPNLIAEVYWHSKDSYLKLPGGIQLKVGNSYREVLQKAWQKS, from the coding sequence ATGAATAATGATCGCTGGGTCAGGATTTTAGTCTCTGATCGTTTTTTTGGGATAAGCGCTTCTCTTTTTCTGGCGCTCTTTTTAGGACTCTACCGTTCCTTTGGTATTTGGCAGGAATATTCAGCTAGCGGTCATTCTCTTAGCTTTCGCGTGATAAGCTTCAGTTTGGTGCTCTGGGGCTCCACTGCAATTTGGGAGCAATTATTAAAAGCTAAAGCCCGTTGGTTTCGCCGATTTATTCAATTTTTAAGTGGAAACCTTTTTCTATTTCTCTTACTCAACATTTTTTGGCTGGGGCAAGATTGGCAATGGAACAGTTTTTTTAGTCTCAGCAGCGATTTTGCCCTTACCTGGATTTGGCCTATCCTGGTTCAAGAAATGGCATTAGCATTTCGCCAGTCTCCAGCTAGAGAAGAGCCCGAATTGAATATTCAAGATGAGGGTGGTCGCCTAGAACTAAGTCTTCCGCTAAGCCAATTTAGATATGCCGCTTCCGAAGGAAATTACATCGAAGTCTACTGCGATCGGGGAGAAGGGCTGGAGTCCATTTTAATTCGCCAAACCTTAAAGAAGCTACTAGAGCAATATCCGGAGCATCTCATACGGGTTCATCGTAAGTATGTGGTAAATCCCAATTTGATTGCCGAGGTCTATTGGCATTCCAAAGATTCGTATCTCAAATTGCCAGGAGGAATTCAATTGAAAGTAGGGAATAGCTATCGCGAGGTTTTGCAAAAGGCCTGGCAGAAATCTTAG
- the trxA gene encoding thioredoxin has product MLLLPLQRKTRKMPTVKLSTEQFKKDVFDYTQYKEWKYQGNKPAIIDFYADWCGPCQMVAPIFEELSDEYKDDIIIYKVDTEVEQELAGAFGIQSIPSILFIPMEGTPMMSRGAMPKHNLQKVIEEELMVSK; this is encoded by the coding sequence ATGCTCCTTCTACCTTTGCAGCGTAAAACGAGAAAAATGCCTACAGTAAAACTTAGTACCGAGCAATTTAAAAAAGACGTGTTTGATTACACTCAATATAAAGAATGGAAATACCAGGGTAACAAACCCGCCATTATCGACTTTTATGCCGATTGGTGTGGACCTTGTCAAATGGTAGCGCCAATTTTCGAAGAACTGAGTGATGAATACAAAGACGACATCATCATTTATAAGGTTGATACCGAAGTAGAGCAAGAGCTAGCAGGCGCTTTCGGAATCCAAAGCATTCCTTCGATTCTCTTTATTCCAATGGAAGGAACCCCAATGATGTCGCGTGGTGCCATGCCTAAACACAATCTTCAAAAGGTAATTGAAGAAGAGCTGATGGTTTCCAAATAA
- a CDS encoding sensor histidine kinase, with amino-acid sequence MKTPHSGPSGQDLLTILDQAAIGLIVADKPGNIRHMNQMAEQMVLPLFQQAGQAPTNILNLLEMIAPGIAEKVENFPDPTGFVITQQKQTVEMEYKGEKIIRHFFYSINKVSEESIVYSFDDITNYHTAQEELADLNQKMAIDRSKFEMAAGVLHDIGNAVVGIGSHLTKARRSLESSDLDTLKKLLKFFEVKQAELTEALGEGKFQALVNLVTGLEENQRKLEEELSQNLKEQMGITSHISDILNIQRQYVYQNGDTKRDPVHIKSVLYDALSILMASIEKRRIKLEANIPEDCSKFTGDRTKLIQVFINLIKNALDAIDDAGGEDHQLSIDLKEMGDQLEITIQDSGIGFEPKQTDKLFERGFTTKAQGSGIGMATSRAIIESHSGTLSIHSDGPGKGATVQVTIPLQQD; translated from the coding sequence ATGAAAACGCCCCACTCAGGACCCTCTGGTCAGGACTTGTTAACCATCCTGGACCAAGCTGCAATTGGCCTCATTGTAGCGGATAAACCCGGAAATATTCGACATATGAATCAAATGGCAGAACAAATGGTTTTGCCCTTGTTTCAACAAGCGGGACAAGCACCCACGAATATTTTGAATCTACTGGAGATGATTGCCCCCGGAATAGCAGAAAAAGTAGAAAACTTCCCCGATCCTACCGGCTTTGTGATTACCCAACAAAAGCAAACGGTGGAAATGGAATACAAGGGAGAAAAGATTATTCGGCACTTCTTTTATTCCATCAACAAAGTATCAGAGGAGTCCATTGTTTATAGTTTCGATGATATCACCAATTACCATACAGCCCAAGAAGAGCTTGCTGATTTGAATCAGAAAATGGCAATTGACCGTTCTAAATTCGAAATGGCGGCAGGCGTTTTACACGATATTGGAAATGCAGTAGTGGGCATTGGTTCTCACCTCACGAAAGCACGTCGCAGTTTAGAAAGCAGCGATTTGGATACTCTCAAAAAGCTGCTCAAGTTTTTTGAAGTTAAGCAGGCTGAATTAACTGAGGCCTTAGGTGAAGGCAAATTTCAAGCCTTGGTAAATTTAGTTACTGGGCTGGAGGAAAATCAGAGAAAATTGGAGGAAGAGCTCAGTCAAAACCTCAAGGAGCAAATGGGAATCACTAGTCATATCAGTGATATTCTCAATATTCAACGCCAATACGTATATCAAAACGGTGACACCAAAAGAGATCCGGTTCACATTAAGAGTGTGCTTTACGATGCCTTGTCTATACTAATGGCCAGCATTGAAAAACGTCGCATCAAACTAGAGGCAAATATTCCGGAGGACTGCTCCAAATTTACCGGCGACCGCACGAAATTAATTCAGGTTTTCATTAATCTAATCAAGAATGCATTGGATGCGATTGATGATGCCGGAGGTGAAGATCATCAACTATCTATTGATCTTAAAGAAATGGGGGATCAGCTGGAAATCACCATTCAAGACAGTGGAATTGGCTTTGAGCCCAAGCAAACTGATAAATTATTCGAAAGAGGCTTTACCACCAAAGCCCAAGGCAGTGGAATTGGAATGGCTACCAGTCGCGCTATAATCGAAAGTCATTCCGGTACCTTATCTATCCATAGTGATGGACCTGGCAAAGGTGCTACCGTCCAAGTTACAATCCCTCTACAACAAGACTAA
- a CDS encoding hybrid sensor histidine kinase/response regulator encodes MEKLNTRVLIIDDEEMVRDNIEEILIPQRKEKNKKVDDALDLLFDEEEKPEKPVVDNKQFPDFRVDKAYNGQIGLEKVSEAVENGDPYAVIFLDMRMPGWDGLETAKRIRLVDGKVEIIIVTAYSDHSIDQIVKEAGRNVGYHVKPYNSEEILQLATKAVNDYNKLRNLEDLIATTGRITIGETQLNSLLQNIFDQLARYIGTENAVMGMMREEEELDLLFEVGNVEDSLNREALLKMIRVARHNSESIVQNDNVVLALLQDYPVFALLKPNETLKTEKIYLLQLFIQNATHAIQNAHLQEELLRKEKLSAAGNALGMLMHDLRTPIKNIPQITDMLRADGANEELLGLLDQSSRQASEILDDFLDFVREAPIKKEKVLLDNLIKEAIKLTNNRRDLSKIHFDLQEKEAVYLQGDASKIKRMIMNILSNAGDALLDFNIPNPTIKIECSNDGNFHRITIRDNGPGIPPTVLSKIFQPFTTEGKADGTGLGLTIVKQYVDAHGGNIHAFNDNGAVFDIRLPLWKD; translated from the coding sequence ATGGAAAAATTAAACACAAGAGTCCTTATCATCGATGATGAGGAAATGGTACGTGATAATATTGAGGAAATCCTCATTCCTCAACGCAAGGAGAAAAACAAAAAGGTGGATGATGCCCTCGACCTCCTTTTTGATGAAGAAGAAAAACCTGAAAAACCAGTTGTAGATAATAAGCAGTTCCCTGACTTTAGAGTAGACAAAGCCTATAATGGGCAGATTGGTCTGGAGAAGGTTAGTGAAGCCGTAGAAAACGGAGATCCTTATGCAGTGATTTTCCTGGATATGCGTATGCCAGGTTGGGATGGTTTGGAAACAGCCAAGCGTATTCGTTTGGTAGACGGAAAAGTAGAAATCATCATTGTTACAGCTTATTCGGACCATTCGATCGATCAGATTGTAAAGGAAGCTGGAAGAAATGTAGGCTACCATGTAAAGCCTTATAATTCGGAGGAGATTCTGCAATTGGCAACCAAAGCCGTTAATGATTACAACAAACTTCGAAACCTTGAAGATTTAATTGCCACCACCGGTAGAATTACCATCGGGGAAACCCAATTAAACAGCCTCCTACAGAATATTTTCGATCAATTAGCTCGTTATATCGGAACTGAGAATGCGGTGATGGGCATGATGCGCGAGGAAGAAGAATTGGATCTTCTTTTTGAAGTAGGTAATGTAGAGGATTCCCTAAACCGTGAGGCCTTATTAAAAATGATTCGGGTAGCTCGTCACAATTCCGAATCCATCGTCCAGAATGATAATGTGGTATTAGCCCTATTACAGGACTATCCAGTTTTCGCGCTCTTAAAACCGAATGAAACACTCAAGACTGAAAAGATCTACTTATTGCAGCTCTTTATTCAGAATGCCACTCATGCCATTCAGAACGCTCATTTACAAGAAGAGCTTCTGCGTAAGGAAAAACTTAGTGCAGCGGGAAATGCTTTGGGTATGCTAATGCATGATTTACGCACCCCCATCAAGAACATCCCCCAAATTACCGATATGCTCAGAGCCGATGGCGCCAATGAAGAGCTATTAGGATTGCTGGATCAAAGCTCTCGTCAGGCTTCTGAAATTTTAGATGATTTCCTTGATTTTGTGCGGGAAGCACCGATTAAAAAAGAAAAGGTATTGCTGGATAACCTGATTAAGGAGGCCATTAAGCTCACCAATAATCGCAGGGATTTAAGCAAAATCCATTTTGACTTACAAGAGAAAGAAGCGGTGTATCTGCAAGGAGATGCCAGTAAGATTAAAAGGATGATAATGAATATTTTGAGCAATGCAGGTGATGCCTTGCTGGATTTTAATATTCCGAATCCTACCATTAAAATCGAATGCTCCAATGATGGGAATTTCCACCGCATTACCATTCGCGATAATGGTCCGGGTATCCCTCCTACCGTCTTATCTAAAATCTTCCAACCCTTTACCACTGAAGGGAAAGCGGATGGAACTGGTTTAGGATTAACCATCGTAAAACAATACGTGGATGCCCACGGAGGGAACATCCACGCTTTTAATGATAATGGAGCGGTATTCGATATCCGACTTCCGCTGTGGAAAGACTAA
- a CDS encoding pyridoxal phosphate-dependent decarboxylase family protein codes for MNWKHMTKPEIKDRVYKALAENRNYDSDYILGIPGTYLDTAQFHRDADFLEDAPFLRTFINNPNHIGCHTLTGDEGEDLFRGTQKIEVELIRMISEEIMRADARSIDGYVAPGGTEANIQALWIYRNYYQKEFGAKPSEVAVVFSDDSHYSFYKGANLLGIRALNVPVGEQDRMIKSEALQAVLEQAKADGIKYFIAIANMSTTMFGSVDDPDQIADVFESMELPYKLHVDGAFGGFIYPFTNPNSKLHFGNPRINSMTVDAHKMLMAPYGTGVFMIRKDWIHYAATSEASYVQGLDYTMVGSRSGAQAVSIWMILMTHGPKGWKNTMERLIIETDKLCAALDDMGISYFRDPHLNIVTMHAPQVPAEIPGKYRLVSDNFGAEPKWWKIVVMQHTIGKVVDQFIADMRSALA; via the coding sequence ATGAATTGGAAACACATGACCAAGCCCGAAATTAAAGATCGGGTTTACAAAGCTTTAGCGGAAAACCGCAATTACGATAGCGATTATATTTTAGGTATTCCCGGAACTTATCTCGATACGGCTCAGTTTCACCGCGATGCCGATTTTTTAGAAGACGCCCCCTTTTTACGCACCTTCATTAATAATCCCAATCATATTGGTTGTCATACCCTTACCGGGGATGAGGGTGAGGATCTTTTCCGCGGTACCCAGAAAATTGAGGTTGAATTAATCCGGATGATTTCCGAAGAAATTATGCGAGCTGATGCACGTTCCATCGATGGTTATGTAGCGCCTGGCGGTACCGAAGCCAATATTCAGGCCTTATGGATTTACCGAAATTACTACCAGAAGGAATTCGGCGCAAAGCCCTCCGAAGTAGCGGTAGTATTTAGTGATGATAGCCATTATAGCTTTTACAAAGGAGCCAATTTATTAGGTATTAGGGCCCTTAATGTTCCGGTTGGGGAGCAAGATCGGATGATTAAATCCGAAGCTTTGCAAGCTGTACTCGAGCAAGCTAAAGCGGATGGAATTAAGTACTTCATAGCCATTGCCAATATGAGTACTACCATGTTTGGCTCGGTAGACGATCCCGATCAAATTGCGGATGTATTTGAGTCGATGGAGCTACCTTATAAATTACATGTCGATGGAGCTTTCGGAGGCTTCATTTATCCCTTTACCAATCCCAATTCCAAGCTCCACTTTGGCAATCCACGCATTAATTCCATGACGGTAGATGCGCATAAAATGCTGATGGCGCCTTATGGTACCGGGGTATTTATGATTCGCAAGGATTGGATTCATTATGCCGCTACCAGCGAAGCCTCTTATGTACAAGGCTTAGACTATACCATGGTAGGCAGCCGTTCGGGGGCCCAAGCCGTTTCCATTTGGATGATTTTAATGACTCACGGTCCCAAAGGCTGGAAGAATACCATGGAGCGATTGATCATCGAAACCGATAAACTTTGCGCGGCATTGGATGATATGGGAATCAGTTATTTCCGTGATCCTCATCTAAACATCGTGACTATGCATGCCCCTCAAGTTCCAGCTGAAATTCCCGGTAAATACCGTTTGGTAAGCGACAATTTTGGCGCCGAACCTAAGTGGTGGAAGATCGTGGTTATGCAACACACTATCGGCAAAGTGGTAGACCAGTTTATTGCCGATATGCGATCTGCTTTAGCTTAG
- a CDS encoding glycosyltransferase family 4 protein: protein MPLKILVISNYRTTITVRPEAEIFIGLQKKGHSVTIMTYGDSAYCENFREAGIRLIDFHPQKKFDKEEIALIRREILDGAYDVMHLFNGVSMVNGIQAAKGTPVKVVLYRGFEGHIHWYDPSCYYKFLHPRVDAVLCNSEGVKEHIERASVFVKPKLVTVNKGHRLEWYEDVESMPHAELGLDSNAFYAVCAANNRRMKGMPYLLKAFAHIPEEANIHLLILGKDMDNEENLKIINSLPRPDRIHIMGWRGDSLRIVKMAQTFLLSSLYGESITKSVLEGMSLGTAAIITDIPGNREMIEDGVSGYVVPKKNPQAMADALLKMYNDPDAPAKMGAAAKERIRTRFSSERSIDGYEAFYQDLVRVD from the coding sequence ATGCCCCTCAAAATATTGGTCATAAGTAATTACCGTACCACCATTACCGTTCGCCCTGAAGCTGAGATTTTTATCGGCTTGCAGAAGAAAGGGCATTCGGTAACTATAATGACCTACGGCGATAGTGCCTATTGCGAAAATTTCCGTGAGGCTGGCATTCGCCTGATTGATTTTCATCCTCAGAAAAAGTTCGATAAGGAGGAAATTGCCTTGATCCGCCGTGAGATTTTAGATGGCGCCTATGATGTGATGCATCTCTTTAATGGGGTATCGATGGTAAATGGTATTCAGGCCGCTAAAGGCACTCCGGTTAAGGTAGTTTTATACCGTGGTTTTGAAGGGCATATCCATTGGTACGATCCCTCCTGCTACTATAAATTCTTGCACCCCAGGGTTGATGCCGTGCTCTGCAATTCAGAAGGCGTTAAAGAGCATATCGAAAGAGCCAGTGTTTTTGTAAAACCCAAATTGGTCACGGTAAACAAAGGGCATCGCTTAGAATGGTATGAAGATGTGGAAAGTATGCCCCATGCCGAATTAGGTTTGGATTCCAATGCATTTTATGCCGTTTGCGCTGCCAATAATCGGAGGATGAAAGGCATGCCTTATCTACTAAAAGCCTTTGCTCATATTCCGGAAGAGGCCAATATCCACCTCCTGATTTTGGGTAAGGATATGGACAATGAAGAAAACCTCAAGATCATAAACAGTTTACCCCGTCCCGATCGTATCCATATTATGGGCTGGCGTGGCGATAGTCTGAGGATTGTTAAAATGGCACAGACCTTTTTGCTTTCTTCTCTTTATGGTGAATCCATTACTAAATCGGTTTTGGAAGGTATGTCTTTAGGCACAGCGGCAATTATTACCGATATCCCAGGAAATCGCGAAATGATTGAAGATGGAGTATCGGGTTATGTAGTGCCTAAGAAAAATCCTCAAGCGATGGCTGATGCACTCTTAAAAATGTATAACGATCCTGATGCGCCGGCTAAAATGGGTGCCGCTGCCAAGGAAAGAATCCGTACTCGCTTCAGTTCAGAACGCAGTATTGATGGCTATGAAGCCTTTTACCAAGACCTGGTTAGAGTAGATTAG